A portion of the Fusobacterium nucleatum genome contains these proteins:
- a CDS encoding bifunctional 5,10-methylenetetrahydrofolate dehydrogenase/5,10-methenyltetrahydrofolate cyclohydrolase: protein MLMDGKELARDIKVKIKAEIDNIKKIHNINPMVATILVGDDPASQVYLNSQVKSYQDLGIGVQKYFFSEEISEAYLLNLIDKLNKDTEVDGIMINLPLPPQINATKVLNSIKLIKDVDGFKAENLGLLFQNNEGFTSPSTPAGIMALIEKYNIDLEGKDVVVVGSSNIVGKPIAALILNSRGTVTICNIYTKNLAEKTKNADILISAVGKAKLITEDMVKEGAVVIDVGINRVNGKLEGDVDFENVQKKASHITPVPGGVGALTVAMLLSNILKSFKANRGII from the coding sequence ATGTTAATGGATGGGAAAGAATTAGCAAGGGATATTAAGGTTAAAATAAAGGCAGAAATTGATAATATAAAAAAAATACATAATATTAATCCAATGGTAGCTACTATATTAGTTGGAGATGATCCGGCTTCACAAGTGTATTTAAACTCACAAGTAAAATCATATCAAGATTTAGGAATAGGAGTTCAAAAATATTTTTTTAGTGAAGAAATATCTGAAGCTTATCTTTTAAATTTAATTGATAAATTAAATAAAGATACGGAAGTAGATGGAATAATGATAAATTTACCTCTACCACCTCAAATAAATGCAACAAAAGTTTTAAATAGTATAAAACTTATTAAAGATGTAGATGGTTTTAAAGCAGAAAATTTAGGTTTATTATTTCAAAATAATGAAGGTTTTACATCTCCATCTACACCAGCAGGAATAATGGCTTTAATAGAAAAATATAATATAGATTTAGAAGGAAAAGATGTAGTTGTAGTAGGGAGTAGTAATATAGTTGGAAAACCTATTGCAGCTTTGATTCTTAATAGTCGTGGAACAGTTACTATTTGTAATATTTATACTAAAAATTTAGCAGAAAAAACAAAAAATGCAGATATATTAATATCAGCAGTAGGTAAAGCTAAACTTATTACAGAAGATATGGTAAAGGAAGGTGCAGTAGTAATAGATGTTGGAATAAATAGGGTTAATGGGAAATTAGAGGGGGATGTTGATTTTGAAAATGTTCAAAAGAAAGCATCACATATAACACCTGTTCCAGGTGGTGTAGGAGCATTAACAGTGGCTATGTTATTATCTAATATTTTAAAATCATTTAAAGCAAATAGAGGAATAATTTAA
- a CDS encoding ACT domain-containing protein — translation MAFKKKDTENKEFYIVDKRILPKSIQNVIKVNDLILKTKMSKYSAIKKVGISRSTYYKYKDFIKPFYEGGEDRIYSLHLSLKDRVGILSDVLDVIAREKISILTVVQNMAVDGVAKSTILIKLSESMQKKVDKIISKIGKVEGIADIRITGSN, via the coding sequence ATGGCATTCAAAAAGAAAGATACAGAGAATAAAGAATTTTACATAGTGGATAAAAGAATTTTACCTAAGTCTATCCAAAATGTAATAAAGGTTAATGATTTAATATTAAAAACGAAAATGTCAAAGTACAGTGCAATTAAAAAGGTGGGAATAAGTAGAAGTACTTATTATAAATATAAAGATTTTATAAAGCCGTTTTATGAAGGAGGAGAGGATAGAATTTATAGCCTGCATCTATCTTTAAAAGATAGAGTTGGGATTTTGTCGGATGTTTTAGATGTTATAGCAAGAGAAAAAATTAGTATACTGACAGTAGTTCAAAATATGGCAGTTGATGGTGTAGCTAAATCAACAATACTTATTAAATTATCTGAAAGTATGCAAAAAAAAGTTGATAAAATAATATCAAAAATTGGTAAGGTAGAAGGAATAGCAGATATAAGAATAACAGGA